One window of Pocillopora verrucosa isolate sample1 chromosome 9, ASM3666991v2, whole genome shotgun sequence genomic DNA carries:
- the LOC131786825 gene encoding Bardet-Biedl syndrome 1 protein homolog has protein sequence MSSQAESSLDNRDDEESPEKSPWLNAHQDPVAQLYTFSTSISLADLNADSDHKLLVADLGTGTFDMKLKVFKGTSLFMESAIIDLPTALVTFYMDTNDPRTPAVAVASGPFIYVYKNLRPYFKFTLPPLEVNAVEQDLWNQAKEDKIDIHVLREMLESLKNEGSEGFLTVRSLKLLSLEPEEVEAFASVHKHAPLKRQTVITCMGTMKKSMADDDAVSCLVIGTESKDVFVLDPEAFTVLARMNLPSVPVFISVNGLFDVEFRIVVACRDGKVYTLKRGNKMAKACIELGAQAVGLERTGKSIIVGCMDNTLVCYSTKGKKLWTVYLPSSITTMSLMDHKARGFKAVMVAMKNGEVRIYKEKYVINTIKMPDAVTAMKFGRFGREESALILITKGGGLYVKILKRTANFEGKDLTPGPPQAQSIKLNVPKKTKLFVDQTLRERDSAGSMHRMFQHDLYLMRLMAARAYVSALQKSLNPISSSTTEPLKLSAQVQGIGPAFKLTVNLQNISSSVPSTNLLITFQFDDSLYALSKPCITVPLLVPGLMYTYETLVECISDKGISDSIKVFVLHQGNSIPVITAVINMPVSEALVIV, from the exons ATGAGTTCTCAAGCGGAATCTTCCTTAGATAATAG GGATGATGAAGAATCTCCAGAAAAAAGTCCATGGCTCAATGCTCACCAAGATCCAGTTGCACAGCTCTACACCTTTTCCACATCAATTTCTCTGGCAGATCTGAATGCTGACTCTGACCACAAACTCCTTGTGGCTGACCTGGGCACAGGCACATTTGACATGAAGCTGAAGGTTTTTAAGGGAACTAGTCTGTTTATGGAGAGTGCTATCATTGATCTGCCAACAGCTTTGGTAACATTTTATATGGACACAAATGATCCACGCACACCTGCCGTCGCAGTTGCTTCAGGACCATTCATCTATGTATACAAGAATTTGAGGCCTTATTTTAAGTTCACTTTACCACCTCTGGAAGTGAATGCTGTGGAGCAAGATCTCTGGAACCAGGCTAAAGAAGACAAGATTGACATTCATGTGCTCAGGGAGATGTTGGAGAGTTTGAAGAATGAAGGAAGTGAGGGTTTCCTTACTGTACGCTCACTGAAATTACTGTCCCTTGAACCAGAGGAGGTTGAAGCTTTTGCAAGTGTTCACAAGCATGCCCCACTGAAGAGGCAAACAGTGATTACTTGCATGGGAACAATGAAAAAGAGTATGGCTGATGATGATGCTGTTAGCTGTTTGGTGATTGGAACAGAGAGTAAGGATGTCTTTGTTCTTGATCCTGAAGCTTTCACTGTCCTTGCAAGAATGAACCTCCCCAGTGTACCAGTATTCATCTCAGTCAATGGTTTATTTGATGTGGAATTCCGAATTGTAGTTGCATGCCGAGATGGTAAGGTATACACCTTGAAGAGGGGTAATAAGATGGCCAAGGCGTGCATTGAACTTGGAGCCCAAGCAGTTGGTTTAGAGCGCACAGGAAAGAGCATTATAGTGGGGTGTATGGATAACACACTGGTTTGTTACTCCACCAAAGGGAAAAAGCTGTGGACAGTGTACCTCCCTTCCAGTATCACCACCATGAGCCTTATGGATCACAAAGCAAGGGGTTTTAAGGCTGTCATGGTAGCCATGAAAAATGGTGAAGTTAGGATCTACAAGGAGAAATATGTCATCAATACCATCAAAATGCCAGATGCAGTGACTGCTATGAAGTTTGGTCGGTTTGGCCGGGAGGAAAGTgccttaattctcatcactaaaGGTGGAGGCCTTTATGTGAAAATCTTGAAGAGAACTGCAAACTTTGAAGGCAAGGATTTGACTCCTGGACCACCTCAGGCACAATCTATCAAGCTCAATGTTCCGAAGAAGACAAAGCTTTTTGTGGATCAGACGTTGCGTGAACGTGACAGTGCTGGCAGCATGCATAGAATGTTCCAACATGATCTTTACCTCATGCGCCTCATGGCTGCAAGGGCATATGTCAGTGCACTTCAGAAAAGTTTGAACCCGATTTCCTCTTCTACTACAGAACCTCTGAAGCTTTCAGCTCAAGTTCAGGGAATTGGGCCTGCCTTCAAGCTGACTGTGAATCTTCAGAACATTTCGTCAAGTGTGCCATCCACCAACCTCCTCATCACATTTCAGTTTGATGACTCCCTGTATGCCCTGTCTAAGCCTTGCATTACTGTTCCTCTGCTTGTGCCAGGCCTAATGTACACTTATGAAACTCTTGTGGAGTGTATCAGTGATAAAGGGATTTCAGATTCAATCAAAGTGTTTGTTTTGCATCAAGGAAATAGCATTCCTGTCATTACTGCTGTCATTAATATGCCTGTTAGTGAGGCTCTGGTTATTGTGTAG
- the LOC131786827 gene encoding DNA-directed RNA polymerase II subunit RPB4, with translation MATGGTSAQPTEEDATELQFPKEFESAETLLNSEVYMLLEHRKTQNEGAEEEQELSEVFMKTLNYTQKFSRYKNRETIAQVRSLLGKKKLHKFELACLANLCPDTAEEAKALIPSLEGRFDDDDLQQLLDDIQTHRSFQY, from the exons ATGGCGACAGGGGGGACATCTGCTCAACCAACAGAGGAAGATGCTACAGAACTACAGTTTCCAAAAG AATTTGAAAGTGCGGAAACATTGTTAAACTCCGAAGTGTACATGTTGTTGGAACACAGAAAGACGCAGAACGAAGGAGCAGAGGAAGAGCAAGAACTATCGGAAGTTTTCATGAAAACCCTTAACTACACACAGAAGTTTAGTCGATATAAAAATAGAGAAACCATCGCTCAAGTGAGAAG TTTGCTGGGCAAGAAGAAACTGCACAAGTTTGAACTGGCCTGTTTGGCCAATTTATGTCCTGACACAGCAGAAGAAGCTAAGGCCTTGATTCCAAG tttggagGGAAGGTTTGATGATGATGACCTACAGCAACTACTGGATGACATTCAGACTCATAGAAGTTTCCAGTACTAG